One Tubulanus polymorphus chromosome 5, tnTubPoly1.2, whole genome shotgun sequence DNA segment encodes these proteins:
- the LOC141905115 gene encoding uncharacterized protein LOC141905115, whose protein sequence is MATKSRAKRKSRDSLIQNSTEDSDVISGTRNEGLVSSASSLISVQEAEENNKTDNAPKNAEKLSKEGANEAEKRESQLRKQQQRNVTESVELSETPNTSKTIMDGERSKPSTPIGSKIDLLSGLRKNVVHPAPVGSSVSLKSDANSKSDLRSLFSTRSETESTLIPRGGDQHAYVPYLYAKKCVITILDDMQNMKTKHVEIIRDIEGNFRTIEKESQNQFNQFILSLRQQYGKKVTTFRQVIEAHRTELLRKEHYWDEALISLSMRNKTLLEEKRRLLLYIQSLTARALIEKQEAVNSLTSDIDDKTQQLNNVTQSLKERDEELLAKKTEIENFTRDKKILQGELDAEKSEVARLKSELNEALNAVTANKVEVVSTTAAVPVPADVVITASDEVDTGAAAPAAPALPVDTGAAAPASVDTGEIIKPVELVPIPAVAPTVVKVIDNHQIDELTQRLEDLESDHEQLSEEKNRIQQDLNNANMLIATLETKNEVLSERVSDFQTLQAQVTVLTAAAAIVDQEKADEKLKKVENDKALMKEELENIDKDLDKWESEFKDREGRMPTENDRSEGIQEIYTQKYEVAGMVENLNKQVETLEQLKSGQIPEAPKPEIAAPEIQVKTVEVLVPDPVVYEKLIKAKEKLSSQRKEISNLKNELEVARKSAPIADSVVAPLVNPPISTASSDNTSQEARVDDNRIIELESLLAEEQAAHAATLEELEILKAQQDQETVADSEEVIGVVEKNHQQEMKTKEKEIENLKNEITQLEDERHKSLPASAIAEVKKLRERVSKVEKEKAAVSASKNALINSEAQMQMRVKGLERLLEKQKKDAAAAPKVGKDSGAGKDQSAGLKRENTELKDQIRQLEAQLKRASAPGAGAGGMDLKQQKKQEKVLKELEKKYELEKKKAERNDDNFKKRDEEFVNLKKEFDDIQNKLMKLTTEMAALGEAAQAGQDAAVRLKEIESEAKKLRQENNELVENYNSERVLRKKYYNMVEDMKGKIRVYCRARPLSKSETGRGNVAIIKSPDEYTININSNRGLKEFQFDQIFMPESSQEKVFEDTNNLIQSAVDGYNVCIFAYGQTGSGKTFTMIGDREGNFPGIAPRAFNRIYDLIEENKSKFTFSVSVYMMELYNDKLLDLFSKSGAHDDRMDIKKDKKGLVFVQGAEVKIAANAKELNFIFEEGSKNRHVASTKMNAESSRSHLIIGIIIESTNKSTGAVLRGKLSLVDLAGSERVAKTEASPEQLKEANSINKSLSALGDVISALSSEQSFIPYRNNKLTMLMQDSLGGNAKTLMFVNISPADYNADETVISLTYASRVKLITNDASKNADNKEIARLKGIIDKMKKGESVDEEL, encoded by the exons ATGGCTACGAAATCCAGAGCTAAAAGGAAATCACGGGATTCATTGATACAGAACTCTACTGAGGATAGCGATGTTATAAGTG GCACCAGAAATGAAGGCCTCGTTTCATCAGCAAGTAGTTTGATATCAGTACAAGAAGCTGAAGAGAAcaataaaactgataatgcACCA AAAAATGCCGAAAAACTATCGAAAGAAGGGGCGAATGAGGCTGAAAAACGAGAAAGCCAATTACGAAAGCAGCAGCAGAGAAACGTAACGGAAAGTGTAGAACTATCGGAGACACCAAATACTTCTAAAACTATCATGGATGGTGAACGTTCAAAACCGAGCACGCCTATCGGTAGTAAGATTGACTTGTTGAGTGGATTGAGAAAAAATGTCGTCCATCCCGCCCCTGTTGGTAGCTCGGTTTCTTTGAAATCAGACGCAAACTCTAAATCAG ATTTGAGGAGTTTATTTTCGACGCGATCGGAGACGGAATCGACGTTGATTCCTCGCGGTGGAGATCAACACGCGTACGTTCCGTATTTATACGCGAAGAAATGCGTCATCACGATTCTCGATGATATGCAGAACATGAAGACAAAACACGTCGAAATTATCCGCGACATCGAAGGGAATTTTCGCACGATCGAGAAAGAATCGCAG AACCAGTTTAATCAATTCATACTGAGTTTAAGACAACAATATGGCAAGAAGGTGACAACGTTCCGACAAGTAATCGAAGCTCACAGGACTGAATTGCTGAGAAAGGAACATTATTGGGATGAAGCTTTAATT AGTTTGAGTATGAGAAACAAAACGCTATTGGAGGAAAAACGCCGGTTGTTGCTGTACATACAATCACTTACTGCACGCGCGCTCATTGAAAAACAGGAGGCAGTCAATAGTTTAACGTCAGACATCGATGACAAAACTCAACAGCTGAATAACG TTACACAATCATTAAAAGAACGTGATGAAGAACTTCTGGCAAAgaaaactgaaattgaaaatttcacaCGCGATAAAAAA ATATTACAAGGTGAACTCGATGCTGAAAAGTCTGAAGTTGCCCGCTTGAAATCCGAGTTAAATGAAGCACTAAATGCAGTTACAGCAAACAAAGTAGAAGTTGTCTCTACGACAGCTGCTGTACCTGTTCCTGCTGATGTCGTAATTACTGCTAGCGATGAAGTAGATACTGGTGCTGCTGCACCTGCTGCACCTGCTCTGCCTGTAGATACAGGTGCCGCTGCACCTGCGTCCGTAGATACGggtgaaataatcaaaccggTTGAACTCGTACCTATACCGGCTGTTGCTCCGACGGTCGTGAAGGTTATCGACAATCATCAAATCGATGAGTTGACTCAACGCTTGGAAGATTTAGAGTCTGATCACGAACAATtgtcagaagaaaaaaatagaattcaaCAAGACTTGAACAATGCAAACATG TTGATCGCTACGTTGGAAACTAAGAATGAAGTATTATCTGAACGCGTGTCAGATTTCCAAACTCTACAAGCTCAAGTAACGGTTTTAACAGCTGCAGCTGCTATCGTTGATCAGGAGAAAGCTGAT gaaaagttaaaaaaagttgaaaacgACAAAGCGTTGATGAAAGAAGAGCTCGAAAATATCGATAAAGACTTAGACAAATGGGAAAGCGAATTTAAAGATAGAGAAGGAAGGATGCCAACTGAGAATGACAG gTCTGAAGGGATACAAGAGATTTACACACAGAAATATGAAGTGGCCGGGAtggtagagaatttgaataaacaaGTTGAAACACTTGAACAACTGAAAAGTGGCCAG ATCCCCGAAGCACCGAAACCTGAAATTGCTGCTCCTGAAATACAAGTGAAAACAGTTGAA GTTCTGGTACCCGATCCAGTTGTTTATGAAAAACTGATTAAAGCTAAAGAAAAGCTGTCCTCGCAACGTAAAGAAATCTCGAATTTAAAGAATGAATTGGAAGTTGCTAGAAAATCAGCTCCAATTGCTGATAGTGTTGTGGCCCCGCTGGTTAATCCTCCCATCTCAACTGCTTCTAGTGACAATACAAGCCAG GAAGCACGAGTCGATGATAATCGTATAATCGAGTTAGAATCATTGCTCGCTGAAGAGCAGGCTGCACACGCCGCCACTCTAGAGGAACTGGAAATTCTGAAAGCTCAACAAGATCAAGAAACTGTCGCTGATAGTGAGGAGGTTATAGGGGTTGTAGAGAAAAATCACCAGCAAGAAATGAAAACCAAGGAAAAG gaaattgaaaatcttAAGAATGAGATCACTCAGTTGGAAGATGAACGTCATAAATCATTACCAGCGAGTGCTATAGCTGAAGTGAAGAAACTAAGAGAACGTGTG TCTAAGGTTGAGAAAGAAAAAGCCGCAGTCAGTGCGTCGAAgaatgctttgatcaattctGAGGCACAGATGCAAATGAGAGTGAAGGGCCTGGAAAGACTTCtggaaaaacagaaaaaagatGCAGCAGCTGCACCT AAAGTTGGCAAAGATTCTGGAGCTGGTAAAGATCAGAGTGCTGGCCTTAAACGGGAAAATACCGAACTTAAAGACCAGATTCGGCAGCTGGAAGCGCAACTGAAGAGAGCGTCTGCACCTGGGGCAGGAGCTGGTGGCATGGATCTA AAACAACAGAAAAAGCAGGAGAAAGTATTGAAGGAGTTAGAGAAGAAATATGAGTTGGAGAAAAAGAAAGCTGAacgaaatgatgataatttcaaaaaacgTGATGAAGAATTTGTGAATTTGAAGAAG GAATTCGATGATATACAGAacaaactgatgaaattaacGACCGAGATGGCCGCCCTCGGAGAAGCAGCCCAAGCCGGACAGGACGCCGCTGTGAGGTTGAAAGAAATAGAATCGGAAGCAAAAAAATTGCGACAAGAGAACAATGAACTGGTTGAAAACTACAATAGTGAAAGG GTATTGAGAAAGAAGTATTACAACATGGTTGAAGATATGAAAGGAAAGATTCGTGTATATTGTCGAGCTCGTCCGTTGAGTAAATCTGAAACTGGTCGC GGTAATGTGGCGATAATCAAATCTCCCGATGAATACACTATCAACATCAATTCAAATCGCGGTCTGAAAGAATTCCAGTTCGATCAAATCTTCATGCCCGAGTCATCTCAGGAGAAAGTGTTTGAGGATACAAAT AATCTGATACAATCTGCAGTGGATGGAtataatgtatgtatattCGCGTACGGTCAAACCGGATCTGGTAAAACATTCACAATGATCGGAGATCGAGAAGGCAATTTCCCGGGTATCGCTCCGCGAGCTTTCAACAGAATATACGATCTCATCGAAGAGAACAA GTCAAAGTTCACATTCTCGGTGTCTGTTTACATGATGGAACTTTACAACGATAAACTGCTCGATCTGTTTAGTAAATCAGGAGCTCATGAT GATCGTATGGATATTAAGAAAGACAAAAAAGGTCTCGTGTTCGTTCAAGGTGCCGAAGTTAAAATTGCTGCCAATGCAAAAGAACTGAATTTCATCTTTGAGGAAGGGTCTAAAAATCGTCACGTCGCGTCTACTA AAATGAATGCTGAAAGCTCCAGATCACATTTGATTATCGGAATCATCATCGAGAGTACTAATAAATCCACTGGTGCCGTCCTTAGAGGAAAG TTGAGTCTGGTTGATTTAGCTGGCAGTGAACGTGTGGCTAAAACAGAGGCCAGTCCTGAACAGCTTAAG GAAGCGAACTCGATTAATAAATCACTGTCTGCTTTGGGAGATGTGATTTCGGCGTTGTCGAGCGAACAAAGTTTCATACCTTACAGAAACAACAAGCTGACGATGTTAATGCAAGACTCACTCGGGGGAAACGCAAAAACATTGATGTTCGTCAATATATCGCCAGCTGATTATAATGCAGATGAAACTGTCATCTCTCTCAC ATACGCTTCGAGAGTCAAATTGATCACTAATGACGCTTCAAAGAACGCCGACAATAAGGAAATCGCTCGATTGAAAGGG ATAATTGACAAAATGAAGAAAGGAGAATCTGTTGACGAAGAGCTTTAG